A window of Variovorax paradoxus genomic DNA:
CTCGTGCGAGACCGGCACCGCCTGCAGCTTCACGCCCAGCTGCTTGGCCACTTCATTCGCGAGCAGCCATGCCGGGCCGGCCCAGGCGTCGCCCGAGCCGGTGGTGTTTTCCACCAGCCACGGCGGATTCGACAGCACCGCCGCGCGCAGCACGCCGGCCTTCTTGATCGCGTCGATGCGCGCGCTGGTGCCGGGGGCGGGCACGGGCACCGTCTGCGCGGCGGCCTGGCCGACGAACGCCGCGGCCAGCAAGGCGGCGAGCAGGGTCTTGGTCGTTGTCATCTTCAGTCTCCAGTTCTAGGGGCACCCGAATCCGGGCAGAGGGAAAAGTGGAAAAGGCACAGCAGGGCGCGGCATCGCCGCGCGGCCGGCGCGCACGGCGTCAGCGCCAGGCCTGCGCGAACTCGGCGATCACGCGGTCGATGTGCGCGCGCATCGCGGCGCGGGCTTCAGCCGGGTTGCGTTCCAGCAGCGCGTTGAACACGCGCTGGTGGTCGTCCTGCGAGGCGCGGCGCAACTCGGGCGTGTGGAAGTGCGCTTCCATCTGCGACCAGATCGGCGCCTTGGTGTGGTCCCACAGCGCCGTGACCATCTGCAGCAGCACGCTGTTGCCGGTCGACTCGGCAATGCGCAGGTGGAACAGGCGGTCGGCCGCCTCGTTGGCCGCCTTGTCCTGCATGTGCTCGCGCATCGCGGCCAGCGCCGCGTAGATGCGGTCGATGTCGCTGTCCTTGCGGTTCTCCGCGGCGACGGAAGCGATTTCGGATTCGATCAGGCTGCGCGCGCGCAGCAGCTCGAACGGCCCCGGCCCGGGCGACAGCGTGTAGGCCGATGCGGCCGGCACCGCGGCACCGGCCACCGGCGCGCAGATGTAGATGCCCGAGCCGCCGCGCACTTCGACCGCGCCCTGGATCTCCAGCACGATGATCGCCTCGCGCACCAGCGTGCGGCTGACGTTGAAGCGCTCGGCCAGCGCGCGCTCCGAGGGCAGGCGGTCGCCCGCCTTGAACTCGCCCTCGGTGATGAGCCCGGCGATGCGCGCCGCGAGCTTCTGATAGGAGCGGTCCGATTCCGGCTCGGGAGCCTGGACGAGAGGGAGTTCTGTGAGCGTCGCCATTATTGGTGAGCCAGTTTAAAAGTGGTTCACCAATTTATATCTCGTGGTTTACCAGTATGGGTAAGCGGCCGTCGGACTGACTGGCTCCTCTACCTGTTTTCGGCGATGGACATGCGAGCTGGCCGCAAATATCGTCTCGCGCCATTGCTCACTACCAGATGCGAACGCCCGAATTCGGCGCCTTGCTCAGGCGCACGAGGCGCAGGCTGTTCGATTTCCACCCCTTGGCACTCCACCAGTCTTCTTTGGCACCGACCATTCACTTCGGCCAGCAAGAAAACGCGAGGCGCGTTGGATTCCCGGGACTTCATCGTCTTTTTCACGTCGTATCGTCGGTCCTCGCGTTCGTGATGCTCATGGCGCTGGGTGCGTGCGGCGGTGGCGGCAGTTCTCCAGGCGCATCCTTCGTGCCGCTGCCACAGCCTGCGGCGCCGGCCTCGCCGCCGAAGCTGGTCTCGATCCAGGTGACTCCGGCCAACCCCAGCCTGGCGGCCGGCACTTCGGTGCAGCTGACGGCCACGGCCATCTACAGCGACAACACGCACGGCGACGTGACATCCACCGCCGCGTGGAGCACGGCCGATACCGCCGTGGCGAGCGTGGACGCCTCGGGCAAGGCGCTTGGCGCGGCCCCCGGAACCAGCTCGGCCACGGCCAGCTTCGGCGGACAGAGCGGCAGCACCACGCTCACGGTCACGCCAGCCATCGTGGTCGGCATGGAAATCACGCCACGCACCGCTTCCATCGCCAAGGGAACCCAGGCACGGTTCATCGTCACGGCCACGTTCTCGGACCACACGTCGCAGAACATTTCCGCCGATGTCGACTGGAGTTCGTCCCCTCCCGCGGTGGCAACGGTCGATGGAACCGGGCTGGCCAGCGGTGTGACGCAGGGGCAGGCGACGATCACGGCAAGCTGCCGCCTCGCGCGCCCGTGCGCGTCCGTGCCCGCGGCCACGGCCACACTCGATGTCAGCGCGGCGTCGCTGGCCTCCCTTGCCGTCACACCCGCGAACCCGAGCATCGCGCTGGGCACCACGCAGCAGTTCACCGCCATCGGGACGTACAGCGACCAGACCACGCAGGACCTCACGGCCCAGGTGAGCTGGGCGTCGAACAACCTCTCGGCGGCGAGTGTGAATGCACAGGGCCTGGCCACCTCCGCAGCGATCGGCAGCACAGAGATCACGGCCGACCTGGGCGGGGTGAAGTTCACGACGACACTGACCGTCACGCAAGCGCGGCTGGCGTCCATCGCGATGACGCCGCCGTCCGCAACCGCCACGATCGGAGGGACATCCGGCGGCATCACGCAATTCACCGCGACGGGGACCTACACGGATGGCAGCACGCAGGACATCACGTCCCTGGTGACCTGGGCGTCCGACACCGTTGGCGTGGCGACCATCAGCAATGCGGCAGGAACCGCGGGTTTCGCGACGAGCGTGGTCCAAGGCACTGCAACCATCAGCGCGGCGCTAGGGAGCGTGAGCACGAGCGGACTTCTCACCGTCGAACCCAAGACGATCTTCTCCGCATCGGGCCCTGCGGCCTGGAAGGTGCCGGCTGGCGTCTACCTTGTCAGGGTTGTCGCACTGGGCGGCGGTGGCGGCGCTTCGGGCGCTTACAACCGCGGTGGCCACGGCGGCCGGGTGACGGCGCAGATGGCGGTCACGCCGGGTGAAACCTTGAGTCTTTTCATTGGGGGCGGCGGTGGCGGTGGCGGAGTCGGCACCAGCGGCGTCGGCGGTGGCGGCGACTCCGGCACGGCGGCCGGCGGCGGCGGGGCAACGACACTTCAGCAAAGCGCAAGCGTGCTGTTCATTGCCGGCGGCGGCGGAGGCGCCGGTGCCAGTGCGGGGGGAACCGAGGGTGGCGACGGAGGCGGGCACGGCTCGGGCTCCGGAATGCCGGGATCCGGCGTGGGCTCCGCAGGGGGCGGAGCGAACGGGAGCGGCGGAGCGGCGGGCACGGGAACCATCGCGCCCGGCTCCCCTGGCTCCAGCGCGAGCGGCGGCGACGGTTCGACGTTCGGCGGCGGTGGTGGCGCTGGATTCGGAGGCGGCGGCGGGGGCGGCTTCAATGGCAACTACGGCGGGGGCGGCGGCGGCGGGGGCAGTGCAGGCCCCGCCGGTGCCACCTATGACGTCGGCGGCAATGGCGCGACGTCCTACGACAACGGGGGCGACGGCTCGATCACGCTCTCTTACTGATGTGCCTCGCGGAGACCGCGGACACGCCAGGAATCCGGGCTCGACTCGAAAAGCTCGAAAACCTCGCAGGCGCGTCAGGAAGCCGACGCCAGGATCCGGTCCAGCTTGTCGATATCGATCGGCTTTTGCAGGTGGTGATCGAACAGGCCCTGGGCCGACTGGCCGCCGCTGTCCTGCGCGGAGAAGCCCGAGATCGCCACCAGCAGCTTCGGCGCGCCGGCATCCGCACTGGCGCGCAGCCGCCGGGCCACTTCGGTGCCTGGGAAGTCGGGCAGCGTCAGGTCGATCAAGGCGGCATCGAAGCTTTCCGCAGCGGCCGCGTCGAGCGCCTGCTGGGCCGTGTAGGTACAGCGCGCCGTGTGGTCCTGCAATGTCAGCAGTTCCTGCAACAGGTCGGCCGCGGCTTCGTTGTCGTCGACGATCAGCACGTTCACAGCTTTTTTTCTTTCCGGTAGTTCGAAGGATTCAGTATCGCGGGCGCTCGCGCGCCCGGGGGTAGGAGCATGCCTACGTTGGCTGCGCGGCGTCGCCGTCGGCCTCGGGGATGTGCAGCGGCAGATCGACGACGAAGCGCGAGCCCTCGCCGGGCGCGCTCTCCACGCCGATATGCCCTGCGTGCAGGGACACGATCTTGCGGGTGATGTACAGGCCCAGGCCAAGGCCCGCCGCGTGCCGGCGGCTGTCGTCGGTGCGCTCGAACTGCTCGAAGATGCGCGCGTGGTCTTCCGGCGCGATGCCGATGCCCTGGTCGCGCACCGCCACGCGGGCGGTGTCGCCCTCCAGGCTCACCGTCATCTCCACCGGCTTGCCGCTGCCGTAGCGCAGTGCGTTGGTCAGCAGGTTGGTCAGCACCTGTTCGATGCGGAACTCGTCCCACACGCCGCGCAGCTCGGCCGGCGTCTGCAGCGTGATCGGCGAGCCGGCAGCCTCGGCCTGCTGGCGCAGGTTCTCGACCACCGCGCGGGAAAGCGCGCTCAGGTCAACCGGCTTGGTCTGGATCGACAGCGCATCGCGCCGCATGCGGGTGACGTCGAGCATGTCGTCGATCAGCCGCACCATGTTGCGGATCTGCCGCTGGTCGCGCTCGATCATCGAGGGCAGCCGCTCGGGCGTGAAGTTGGCGAGATTGCCTTTCGACAGATGCAGCTGCCGCAACTGCGCCTCCAGGTAGAGCGTGTTGAGCGGCGTGCGCAGCTCGTGCGACACCATCGACATGAAGTCGTCGCGCATACGCACCGCGCGCTCCAGCTCGCGCTGGGTGTGCTGCAACTGCTGCACCAGTTCTTCCTGCTTGTGGTGGGCGACCGCGAGCTGGTCCATCTCGTGGCGCAGCGCCTTGCGGTGACGGTGCAGGTCGACGAAGACGTTGACCTTGCTGGTCACCGCGTGCGGGTCCAGCGGCTTGTGCAGGAAGTCGACCGCGCCGCTCTCGTAGCCCTGGAACGCGTAGTTCAGTTCGCGCCCGGCGGCGCTCACGAAAATGATGGGAATGTGCCGCGTGCGCTCGGTGCCGCGCATCAGCTCGGCCAGCTCGAAGCCGTTCATGCCCGGCATCTGCACGTCGACGATGGCCAGCGCGAACTCGTGCTCCAGCAGCAGCGCCAGCGCGGCTTCGGCCGAAGCGGCGCGATGCACCACGCGGCCCGGCGCGCGGATGAGCGCCTCCAGCGCCAGCAGGTTCTCCGGCAGGTCGTCGACGATCAGCAGCTTGCTCTCGACCTCAATGTTCATGGGCGGCCTCCAGTTGCAGAAGAAGGGCGCGCAGCTCGCGCAAGGGGAGCACGTAGTCGGGAGCGTGGCGCGCGATGGCGGCTTGGGGCATGGTCGGAATCTGAGCTTCGGTCGGTTCCTGTACGGCGGTCAGCCCGCCGGCCAGATGAATGCGGTGCAGCCCCTCGGCACCGTCGTAGTTGGCGCCGGTCAGCAAGAAGCCGGCGAGGGCGGGGCCGTAGGCATCGGCCGCGGAGGACATGAGCACGTCGATGGACGGCCGCGAGAACAGCACGGGCGGCTCGCAGCTCAGCGAGAAAGCGCGCTCGCGCTCTATCGACAGGTGATAGCCTGGCGGCGCGAAATACAGGCTGCCCGCCGAAAGCGGCATCTTGTCGGCCGCCTCGAGCACCTGAATCGGCAGCCGCTGGCCGAAGATCTCGGCCAGATGGCTGTCGTGCTCCTCGGGCAGGTGCAGCACCACCGCCATCGGTATGTGCCAGGTGGCGGGCAGGTCGTGCAGCAGGGTGGTGAGCGCGTCGATGCCGCCCGCGGAGGCGCCCAGCACCACGGCCTCCACGCGCTTGTTGGTCGAGCGAAGCCGCCTTTTCATGTGGCCTTGCGGTAGATGCGCTCCGCGCGCGCATGGGTGTCGAAGCGGGTGGCGTAGCCCGAGAAGTCGATGCTTTCCTTCGAGCCCAGCCCGAGGAAGCCGCGGTGCGACAGCGACTCGTGGAACAGGCCCAGCGCCCGGTCCTGCAGCTGCCGGTTGAAATAGATGAGCACGTTGCGGCACGACACCAGCTGCGTTTCCGCGAACACGCTGTCGGTGGCCAGGCTGTGGTCGGCGAAGATCACGTCGGCGCACAGCGAGGGGTCGAAGCGCGCGGCCTCGTAGGCGGCGGTGTAGTAGTCGGAGAACGCGCTGCGCCCGCCCGCGCGCTGGTAGTTGGTGGTGTAGCCGCGGATCGCCTCGAGCGGAAAAATGCCCTGGCGCGCCTTCTCCAGCGAGGCCGGGTTGATGTCGGTCGCGTAGATCTGCGTGCGTTCGAGCAAGCCTTCCTCGCGCAGCAGGATGGCCAACGAGAACACTTCCTCGCCGGTGCTGCAGCCCGCCACCCACACCTTGACCGAAGGGTAGGTGTGCAGGATCGGCACCACGTGCTGGCGCAGCGCCAGGAAGTACGAGGGGTCGCGGAACATCTCGCTCACCGGAATGGTGAGGAACTGCAGCAGCCGGCCGAACAGCGCCGGCTCGCGCAGCACGCGATCCTGCAGCGCCGAGATGCTCGGCAGCCCGAGCTGCTCGAGCGCATGCAGCACGCGGCGCTTCTGCGAGGCCACGGTGTAGTTTCGGAAGTCGTAGCTGTACTTGAGATAGATCGCCTCCATCAGCAGGCGCAGCTCGATCTCGGTGTCGCTCAGGGGCGGCAGCGGCGGGGGCGTGGAAGGCGAAGCGGAAGGCGGCAGGGTCACAGGCGCTCCATTTTCGGCATCCATACCCGCAGCAGGGAGAACAGGCGCTCCAGGTCCACGGGTTTGGCAAGGTAGTCGTTGGCGCCCGCGGCCAGGCACTGCTCGCGGTCGTCCTTCATGGCCTTGGCGGTGATGGCGATCACCGGCATCTTCTCGAAGCGCGGGTCGGCGCGCATGCGGCGCGTGGCTTCCAGGCCGTCCATCTCCGGCATCATCACGTCCATCAGCACCAGGTCGATCTCGCGCACCTGGTCGAGTTTTTCCAATGCCTCGCGGCCGTTGCGGCCGATTTCCACGGCCGCGCCGCGCTGTTCGAGGGCGCTGGTCAGCGCGAAGATGTTGCGCACGTCGTCGTCCACCAGCAGGATGGTGCGGCCCTCGAAGATGCGGTCGCGACCGCGCGCCGTCTTGAGCATGCCCTGGCGTTCGCTCGAGAGTTCGGCTTCCACCTTGTGCAGGAACAGCGTCACCTCGTCGAGCAGGCGCTCCGGCGAGCGCGCGCCCTTGATGATGATCGAGCGCGAATAGCGCTGCAGCTCGGTTTCCTCGTCGCGCGTGAGGTTGCGCCCGGTGTACACGATGACCGGCGGGAACGACACGATCTCTTCAGCCGCCATGGCCTTGAGCAGGTCGCTGCCCTGCATGTCGGGCAGCCGCAGGTCGGTGATCATGCAGTCGAACACGCGGGTGCGAAGCAGCTCCAGCGCCTCTTCGCCGGAGCCCACGGCCACGATCTCGATGTCGTCGTCCTCGATCAGCCGCATCACGCTCTCGCGCTGCAGATCGTCGTCTTCCACCAGCAGCACCACCTTGACCTTCTGGGTGAGCTTGTCTTCCAGCCGCGCGAACACGCGCATCAGTTCGTCGCGCGTGGTCGGCTTCAGCGCGTAGCCGATGGCGCCCATTTGCAGCGCCGCGCCTTGTGCGTTGTCGGCGGCGGAGACCACGTGGATCGGGATGTGGCGGGTGTGCGGCGAGTCCTTCAGGCGCTGCAGCACGTCCAGGCCGGTGCTGTCGGGCAGGCGCATGTCCAGCAGGATGGCGTCGGGCACGAACTGCGTGGCCAGCTCGAAGCCGTCGGCCGCGCCGTGCGCCACCAGGCAGCGGTAGCCGAGTTCGTGCGCCAGGTCGTAGAGGATGTGCGCGAACTGCGGCTCGTCCTCGATCACCAGCACGCGGCGCACCTGGTCGCGCGGCAGCGAGCGGTCGTCGGCGAATTGCGGCGCGGGCACCGGGGAGGGCGGCTGGGGCGCGAGCGGCGTGGCGGGCGCGGCCGGCGCCTGGCCCACCGGGGCGTGCGCCGGCTTGGGCGTGTAGATGGGCGACTGCGTGGCCGATGCATTGCCCGAAGCCTGCGGCGCCTTGGCCGGCAGCTGCAGCACGAAAGTGCTGCCCTGGCCCGGCTGGCTCTGCACGGCGAGCGTGCCGCCCAGCAGCTGCGTGAGGTCGCGCGAGATCGACAGGCCCAGCCCCGTGCCGCCGTAGCGCCGGCTGGTGGTGCCGTCGGCCTGGCGGAAGGCTTCGAAGATCAGCTCGTGCTGCTGCGGGTCGATGCCGATGCCGGAGTCGGACACCGCGAAGGCCGCGCCGCCATCGGCAGTGCCCGAGACCACCAGCGCCACTTCGCCGCGGTCGGTGAACTTGAGCGCGTTCGACAGCAGATTCTTCAGGATCTGCTCCACGCGCTGGCTGTCGGTCACCAGCGAGCCCGGTGCGTCGGGCCTGATGTCGAGGCGGAAGCTCAGGTTCTTCTGCATCGCCAGCGGGCGGAAGGTGGTCTCCAGGCTTTCGGCGAGCCGGCGCAGGGGCACGTCTTCCGGCACCACTTCGAGCTTGCCGGCCTCGACCTTCGAGATGTCCAGGATGTCGTTGATGAGCACCAGCAGGTCGTTGCCCGACGAGTAGATCGACTCCG
This region includes:
- a CDS encoding FadR/GntR family transcriptional regulator — protein: MATLTELPLVQAPEPESDRSYQKLAARIAGLITEGEFKAGDRLPSERALAERFNVSRTLVREAIIVLEIQGAVEVRGGSGIYICAPVAGAAVPAASAYTLSPGPGPFELLRARSLIESEIASVAAENRKDSDIDRIYAALAAMREHMQDKAANEAADRLFHLRIAESTGNSVLLQMVTALWDHTKAPIWSQMEAHFHTPELRRASQDDHQRVFNALLERNPAEARAAMRAHIDRVIAEFAQAWR
- a CDS encoding Ig-like domain-containing protein, producing the protein MRTPEFGALLRRTRRRLFDFHPLALHQSSLAPTIHFGQQENARRVGFPGLHRLFHVVSSVLAFVMLMALGACGGGGSSPGASFVPLPQPAAPASPPKLVSIQVTPANPSLAAGTSVQLTATAIYSDNTHGDVTSTAAWSTADTAVASVDASGKALGAAPGTSSATASFGGQSGSTTLTVTPAIVVGMEITPRTASIAKGTQARFIVTATFSDHTSQNISADVDWSSSPPAVATVDGTGLASGVTQGQATITASCRLARPCASVPAATATLDVSAASLASLAVTPANPSIALGTTQQFTAIGTYSDQTTQDLTAQVSWASNNLSAASVNAQGLATSAAIGSTEITADLGGVKFTTTLTVTQARLASIAMTPPSATATIGGTSGGITQFTATGTYTDGSTQDITSLVTWASDTVGVATISNAAGTAGFATSVVQGTATISAALGSVSTSGLLTVEPKTIFSASGPAAWKVPAGVYLVRVVALGGGGGASGAYNRGGHGGRVTAQMAVTPGETLSLFIGGGGGGGGVGTSGVGGGGDSGTAAGGGGATTLQQSASVLFIAGGGGGAGASAGGTEGGDGGGHGSGSGMPGSGVGSAGGGANGSGGAAGTGTIAPGSPGSSASGGDGSTFGGGGGAGFGGGGGGGFNGNYGGGGGGGGSAGPAGATYDVGGNGATSYDNGGDGSITLSY
- a CDS encoding response regulator, whose product is MNVLIVDDNEAAADLLQELLTLQDHTARCTYTAQQALDAAAAESFDAALIDLTLPDFPGTEVARRLRASADAGAPKLLVAISGFSAQDSGGQSAQGLFDHHLQKPIDIDKLDRILASAS
- a CDS encoding hybrid sensor histidine kinase/response regulator, producing the protein MNIEVESKLLIVDDLPENLLALEALIRAPGRVVHRAASAEAALALLLEHEFALAIVDVQMPGMNGFELAELMRGTERTRHIPIIFVSAAGRELNYAFQGYESGAVDFLHKPLDPHAVTSKVNVFVDLHRHRKALRHEMDQLAVAHHKQEELVQQLQHTQRELERAVRMRDDFMSMVSHELRTPLNTLYLEAQLRQLHLSKGNLANFTPERLPSMIERDQRQIRNMVRLIDDMLDVTRMRRDALSIQTKPVDLSALSRAVVENLRQQAEAAGSPITLQTPAELRGVWDEFRIEQVLTNLLTNALRYGSGKPVEMTVSLEGDTARVAVRDQGIGIAPEDHARIFEQFERTDDSRRHAAGLGLGLYITRKIVSLHAGHIGVESAPGEGSRFVVDLPLHIPEADGDAAQPT
- a CDS encoding chemotaxis protein CheB, encoding MKRRLRSTNKRVEAVVLGASAGGIDALTTLLHDLPATWHIPMAVVLHLPEEHDSHLAEIFGQRLPIQVLEAADKMPLSAGSLYFAPPGYHLSIERERAFSLSCEPPVLFSRPSIDVLMSSAADAYGPALAGFLLTGANYDGAEGLHRIHLAGGLTAVQEPTEAQIPTMPQAAIARHAPDYVLPLRELRALLLQLEAAHEH
- a CDS encoding CheR family methyltransferase — protein: MDAENGAPVTLPPSASPSTPPPLPPLSDTEIELRLLMEAIYLKYSYDFRNYTVASQKRRVLHALEQLGLPSISALQDRVLREPALFGRLLQFLTIPVSEMFRDPSYFLALRQHVVPILHTYPSVKVWVAGCSTGEEVFSLAILLREEGLLERTQIYATDINPASLEKARQGIFPLEAIRGYTTNYQRAGGRSAFSDYYTAAYEAARFDPSLCADVIFADHSLATDSVFAETQLVSCRNVLIYFNRQLQDRALGLFHESLSHRGFLGLGSKESIDFSGYATRFDTHARAERIYRKAT
- a CDS encoding response regulator → MNTPSAIDPEDFDRLLSRNLKLPLIGGVFGAVVFVGLILFLLNTIGWVEHTDRVTRAASELQRQSIDMETGMRGFLITGDETFLEPYQSALPRMKTDTAALRELVSDNRQQVERLDRIAAIQGTWIEFARSLIAARRAGEDAQAQVRLGRGKRLTDDMRAEFTAFIDTEQALRFQRNNDANRTAWWVICLFLLFTLTLTGLVAYFGRRQLMRLSESYDAVLKEQAAHTDRLSHEAWLRGAQTELVGELVGELSAPDMGRKILAFFSRHLGTSVGAMYVRERHGPLRRASSYGFSSAAEATPQVFSPTESLVGQAAAERRRMVIEPVTADYLKVNSGLGEMTPQAVLLLPVASDGMVNGVIELGLPGALDERGSQLLDVVADDIGSSLAAARYREQLQDVLAETQQLNEELQVQQEELRTANEELEEQSRALRASQAMLENQQAELEQTNSQLSERTEALDQRNTALRRVQRDLEDRADELQRASRYKSEFLANMSHELRTPLNSALILAKLLGDNPQGNLSPEQVKFAESIYSSGNDLLVLINDILDISKVEAGKLEVVPEDVPLRRLAESLETTFRPLAMQKNLSFRLDIRPDAPGSLVTDSQRVEQILKNLLSNALKFTDRGEVALVVSGTADGGAAFAVSDSGIGIDPQQHELIFEAFRQADGTTSRRYGGTGLGLSISRDLTQLLGGTLAVQSQPGQGSTFVLQLPAKAPQASGNASATQSPIYTPKPAHAPVGQAPAAPATPLAPQPPSPVPAPQFADDRSLPRDQVRRVLVIEDEPQFAHILYDLAHELGYRCLVAHGAADGFELATQFVPDAILLDMRLPDSTGLDVLQRLKDSPHTRHIPIHVVSAADNAQGAALQMGAIGYALKPTTRDELMRVFARLEDKLTQKVKVVLLVEDDDLQRESVMRLIEDDDIEIVAVGSGEEALELLRTRVFDCMITDLRLPDMQGSDLLKAMAAEEIVSFPPVIVYTGRNLTRDEETELQRYSRSIIIKGARSPERLLDEVTLFLHKVEAELSSERQGMLKTARGRDRIFEGRTILLVDDDVRNIFALTSALEQRGAAVEIGRNGREALEKLDQVREIDLVLMDVMMPEMDGLEATRRMRADPRFEKMPVIAITAKAMKDDREQCLAAGANDYLAKPVDLERLFSLLRVWMPKMERL